The Xylanibacillus composti DNA segment GGTAAGCGCATACAGAAACGAGACGATGTTGCAGCTTGACAAATCAAGCGAAGGGATCTGATCTGGCAATGATGAATCAAAGCGAGTTGTTGGATCGCTTATATGCACAGATGATCGCAGTCTCCTATAGGATTATGGGCAATAAGTCAGATGCACTGGATATCGTACAGGAATCATGGTTAAAGATTATTCAGAAGTATGAGACGCTGCAGGATCCGGACAAGCTGTTCCACTGGGCCAGTACAATCGTGCGGCGAACGGCAGTGAATGAAATCAGAAGACGCGAAATCCGGCGCAAGACAGAGGGTCGCTGGG contains these protein-coding regions:
- a CDS encoding RNA polymerase sigma factor codes for the protein MTNQAKGSDLAMMNQSELLDRLYAQMIAVSYRIMGNKSDALDIVQESWLKIIQKYETLQDPDKLFHWASTIVRRTAVNEIRRREIRRKTEGRWVRLHMPLNQPDNMLKELEWQEWMDALDDETRRMFKYKYDLGLKDLEIAERLGMPTGTVKARLHRGKRQLMKYTNMYHSRT